ataatatcaataatacaagcaatacaattatgatacataacaacataaaactacctaataaaaaatgaaaattaatatagaaattaaacaattcgaaaaaatatgtatataattaaaaacattttcttatATCATGATGGAATGTAAagcgaataaataaaaaatattaaatgagcaattatttaaatgaaaaaaaaatatttcaattgtaaaaatgtttttattataataatattagcaaaaataatttaggaaCTCACCATCAGGACGATCTGTATCGGGGTGCATGTCGACTACTTCCCCGATGAAAACGattgcgataaaaaaaatcaagattttttttatggacaTCATGGTGTTATACTACGATGATCAGAACTCGAAATGCACTACTGCAGAAACTAGTCTTTTATAGAGCACTTCAGTGACGGTGGAGCGCTGTCGGACAATGGTTACATAAATATGAGAAGGAGGGACTACAGGTGCGCACCTACCAGTCGAACGATGCAACTGTTTGACCAACTGAACTCACCCATCTAAAAACTGCATACATGGTTTTGGTCTTAACATTCGCTTTACGACAATTTTTGTAACTCACTATCTATtgaaatacctacctatcaataatatttgaaaatatttaagacgTAAATTAttccaacaatatttttccatttacAGCTTATGTTGTGTTTAAGAGGATGCCATACCCATATGTGTTGTCTTACTAACACATAACACATTTTCGTTcaatagaatacattttgtgacgttagctttaatattagagtaaatttacctattatcaaatttaaaggaaagaatattatctagacaatgacatatgcttttaatgatattattattttaaagtgagttaaagctatgtaaaatataacaactttaaaatgttcataactcactttaaaatgataatatcattaaaagcatatgtcattgtctagataatattcttacctttaaattttataacaggtaaatttactctaatattaaagctaacgtcacaaaatgtattcaactgaacgaaaatttgttatgatgtacgttagtaagacagagataaCACATGCGTatatggcgtcctcttaactaaaataattttgatcgatataaactataaattaattttagaacggtgtatgttaatattcaaaatgatGTGATttcttaatactatatataaagtataaataaggtataatattaattctttatATACAGCTATTTTGTGAACCGATGTGTGCTTGGACGCAATCCGGATACTTATATTTGGGATAAAATACGACTACCTGTATTCGGGCCGCAATCGGACAACTTCGATAATTTTGGAACGCGTGTACAATGCTCAAATATGTactcaataaatatactttattgtcattattaacatttgattaaaaataatatgaagacacatattatagaattagttgtattcataacattttaaaatcggaGTGATATGTacagcattatattattaactggctatgatttaaatatttaaccctagaggtattatttttttaataatcgttTCTTATAGAATAAAACATGCCTACAAAcagatttgtaaataaatacaaaacatctCAGTTaagtagaaatatataaaattcattcaCTTGTTTaagactttatattattaggctTAATGTTTTTTGGCGAGACTGTAAAATCGTCACATTTTTTCATCGATACTCCCTTAAGAGAAATCTTTATTTGTGCATACATAGTTTATTGTTAGCATGGTCATTCTACGTGACTTTGTACGAAAAatcagtacatattatactcgatttaacgtgtaatataaaagaaaacataTCGATTTTTAGTGTATTGTCCATCCAACACAATACTATCCGAATTTATTGAATTCGTAAAACCTGCCGTCTGGCGCCAACACACATTAGGTACGCTTTCTAAAATACCTGTAacagtaatacaatataacatggAATTCATTGCCAACAGGAATATAtcaatgtttttgttaaattattgaaataatggtCTATACATGACCCAACCCTCGTGATTAATGGATTTGGAATTCAGCTGTAAAACTAGGGATCTTTTATATACATCTAATGTATCtcccatataaatatataggtagtttaaTCATTGACGCCATTGTGTGACTGGATTACTAAGTGTATTACAATCTttattccatattattatatcgtttataatgtgtatatatatatatatatatatatatatataaatagatacaatCTTAAAAGTTGTTTAAAGGTGattgtactttattatttctttaaaaatacgatGAGACGCAGAAGATGTCTACAGTTTTCTTTTCCACTCATAAGCGATTAACCAAACTAACATTTGTAgacattgatatttaaaatattatgtccaaatcatttacaaatttagatgttctaatagtaaatagtatattcaTGTGAGAAAattgcaataattaaaaataaataatgtaatattaataattttgagttatatttagaatatcttagtctaaatacctattatatgaaaacatatattttttaaaggataTATCTGTCCCGCCttctattaataaagtaatataatgcatactgatctcaatttttttgtacCCATTTGTACCTCTCTCCCTTTTGCGCAAAACCAAATCCCCCGTCCGGGTGCTGTAACGACGTCGTACAGGTACACAATGTCTTTATTGCCAATAAATTAAAggataatatactatgtataataattacatcataataaatatttatattgtacatttggtACCTTTGGTTtactaatgttaaaaaaaatgatgctcGAATGGTCCAATATTGCGTCAAAAGGCAGAAGACCTTTCGAAAAAAATGGGTATAGAACATTTTTTCCTTGGAATGATGGTTTTATCGCTGTAAAAAATgcgaaaatattgtatacaaaccaATGAACGTAGAAAAGCAAaacttattatatgaaaaccttccttttaaattattttctcagAGCCCTACTTTAtgcaatgaaataaaacacaacATTTCttctcaatttattaaaactaccaACTTACTTTAtgaaaagattattttatcattttctattatcttaataaatattcttaaagaaAAAGATAAGaatgtaatgttaaaatatggttCAGTCGTATctatttatcatattgttcAACCCTATAAAGAACCTGTTAAACTAATTGTAAAACAGTTTCTTAATTACCCTGAATCAACTATTCAACCACTATCTTCATTTAAAATTggtgtacatataattaatattactcagATGTCTGAAATGTTTTGTGTCagcttagaaaatattatattaaaatatttatttactagatTATCAAACAACTCAGGATTCATTTCATCTTGTAATTATATGTCCCGAGTGGTGGcttgaacttttttttcttaactcgcatttaataatttttacaccaCCCACCctaaaattttttcaatgcTCTCCAAATAGTGAATTGATAAGTTATTAGTGGTAAAGTAatggttatttaatattggtatatacAGTAAATCATGGAAGCTCTCTAGATCcctaaacaaattatacttataggaTCCGCATGACaaatcaatatacatattatctaaatgtaattttttctataacaaaaattcaattaataaattttatatgcaCTGTAcctagtttttgaaaattttaagacAATTCATTTTTGGTCATACTTACAtctctaaattttaatataattttttttttttatctaaataatggcatttggaataataaaataaagtaaataactcaactaaattatgaaattactatttatttaaacataaggTGTGATTTAAGTAAATCCGAAGAACAACCAAATCTGTTTATAGcttcttcaatatttatatctatatcctTTTCACAACTTAAAAGAATGAGACTTTCAAGTCGTTCTTCACCCATTGTTGAGCGTAGTCtcgtttttactaattttaccTAGATGTAAATCAAATAGTGTgtcatcaattataaatagtctTTACTCATAGTTTACagttattacaatttgtaataaacattaatataaatattttaaaattaatataccttaGAAAAGCTTCGTTCGGCTGATGCTGAAGATGCTGGTACTGTTCCTAATGCCTTGTAAGCCAGATATAAGTTTGGGAATGCAAATACTAAATCAAAACTTGttaaaacatgtaaaatacTGGATAcagtaatagtattattgaaatatattgattGGCTTTCATCATGGTCAATTTCCGATTCACTGGTTTGTAAGGTTTCTGGGTTTAATTCTGATGTTGTTTCATCAATAATGCATGTGTTGTGAAGATTGGCCGGAAATTTATTTCCATCATGCAAAGATACTACACTAGTACTAAACactttgtattcattttttaaattttctaatgaTATACCATCTATCCATTCTGCAACATAATTAAAGCAATTGTTTGGTAACTCTTGCTCGGGATCTTTTCCAAATTCAATAAGACACTCAGGTGACAGTAAAGCTaagtcttttaaaatattttgagccCCACTGAATCGTGATATAAATgatgttgttattttatccaaagccataaaatatgtgtttattctatatttttcaaatggtgaatttaaatttacttcttttgttttttcatcTTCATCAATTTGCCTCTTCCGTTTTTTCGatctaatagttttaaaatcctTTTCAGGCAGATCATGTTCTTCACAAAATTGTTTTgcttcattaataatttgttcataTTTGATGTCAGAGCGcattaatagtaaattttctTTTGCGTTATTTACAAGTCTTAATGCCTCAATAAAGTCCAGTGATTTTGACTGTAAATAGTTGGATAGTGGTGTGGTGACcgaaaaaacttttttcataaaaattaatgttacaaCAAAACTAAAtgttgaacaaatatttttaaatatactagcATTTGAAGACGTTACTATCATTGAATGATTCCATAATATTtagtgattttaataatgcttTAAATCGTTTGTATACAACATTAATTACACGATCATGAGATGTCCATCTCgtatttgaaaaacttttaatacgaCAAATCCGTTCATCTGGATATAAATCATGTTGACATTCAATAAACACAGTAGTTCTTTTTCTAGCCCTCATGAATTCAATCACTGATTGCAAgtgatcaaaaaaattttttgtgtCACTACAAGAGTCACAGGTATCAACCACAACTAGATTTAATAAGTGTGCAAAGCACCATACATAAATTGCCTTTGAGTTTTcgcattaaataaatgtacgtaAGCCTGAGCACATAAGTTTTTCTTCCAATCAATGTTATGTTTCTCTGTTATTTCACAAAACTTTTCATACAATCCTTTTCCAGTTCCATCAGCTGCAGCCTCTAATGCTACAAGCCTTTCTTCAATAGCACCATGTATATTAAcaaatctt
This genomic stretch from Rhopalosiphum maidis isolate BTI-1 chromosome 3, ASM367621v3, whole genome shotgun sequence harbors:
- the LOC113557756 gene encoding uncharacterized protein LOC113557756 — translated: MALDKITTSFISRFSGAQNILKDLALLSPECLIEFGKDPEQELPNNCFNYVAEWIDGISLENLKNEYKVFSTSVVSLHDGNKFPANLHNTCIIDETTSELNPETLQTSESEIDHDESQSIYFNNTITVSSILHVLTSFDLVFAFPNLYLAYKALGTVPASSASAERSFSKVKLVKTRLRSTMGEERLESLILLSCEKDIDINIEEAINRFGCSSDLLKSHLMFK